Proteins encoded in a region of the Diospyros lotus cultivar Yz01 chromosome 9, ASM1463336v1, whole genome shotgun sequence genome:
- the LOC127810066 gene encoding uncharacterized protein LOC127810066 isoform X3 has translation MEFWPERQLGRQRRRGRFRISPQMSQGSSREAMILEELEVRIGVRAETERRLQARWMFRRRSRHLFMSMLAGYHRPGYMQYVWDTELEKGKKHFVLDEVKLPKEWSRYVLRENDKDFPWWAVDHV, from the exons atggaattttggccCGAGCGGCAGCTCGGGAGacaacgtcggcgtgggcgtTTCCGAATTTCTCCCCAAATGAGtcaag gttcgtCCAGGGAGGcgatgatcctagaagagctcgaagTTCGGattggagttcgtgccgagacAGAGAGGAGGCttcaagccag ATGGATGttcagaagaagaagcagacaTTTATTTATGTCCATGCTAGCCGGGTACCACCGCCCG GGGTATATGCAATATGTATGGGATACCGAATTAGAGAAGGGAAAGAAACACTTCGTGCTTGATGAGGTGAAGCTCCCCAAGGAATGGTCCCGTTATGTCTTAAGGGAGAATGACAAAGATTTTCCCTGGTGGGCAGTAGACCAC gtgtag
- the LOC127810066 gene encoding uncharacterized protein LOC127810066 isoform X2: protein MEFWPERQLGRQRRRGRFRISPQMSQGSSREAMILEELEVRIGVRAETERRLQARWMFRRRSRHLFMSMLAGYHRPGYMQYVWDTELEKGKKHFVLDEVKLPKEWSRYVLRENDKDFPWWAVDHKTSIGSWRIFALKIG, encoded by the exons atggaattttggccCGAGCGGCAGCTCGGGAGacaacgtcggcgtgggcgtTTCCGAATTTCTCCCCAAATGAGtcaag gttcgtCCAGGGAGGcgatgatcctagaagagctcgaagTTCGGattggagttcgtgccgagacAGAGAGGAGGCttcaagccag ATGGATGttcagaagaagaagcagacaTTTATTTATGTCCATGCTAGCCGGGTACCACCGCCCG GGGTATATGCAATATGTATGGGATACCGAATTAGAGAAGGGAAAGAAACACTTCGTGCTTGATGAGGTGAAGCTCCCCAAGGAATGGTCCCGTTATGTCTTAAGGGAGAATGACAAAGATTTTCCCTGGTGGGCAGTAGACCAC AAAACGAGCATTGGATCCTGGCGAATATTTGCTTTAAAGATAGGATAA
- the LOC127810066 gene encoding uncharacterized protein LOC127810066 isoform X1 — MEFWPERQLGRQRRRGRFRISPQMSQGSSREAMILEELEVRIGVRAETERRLQARWMFRRRSRHLFMSMLAGYHRPGYMQYVWDTELEKGKKHFVLDEVKLPKEWSRYVLRENDKDFPWWAVDHGGNWRTWCGKTIRTWRRK, encoded by the exons atggaattttggccCGAGCGGCAGCTCGGGAGacaacgtcggcgtgggcgtTTCCGAATTTCTCCCCAAATGAGtcaag gttcgtCCAGGGAGGcgatgatcctagaagagctcgaagTTCGGattggagttcgtgccgagacAGAGAGGAGGCttcaagccag ATGGATGttcagaagaagaagcagacaTTTATTTATGTCCATGCTAGCCGGGTACCACCGCCCG GGGTATATGCAATATGTATGGGATACCGAATTAGAGAAGGGAAAGAAACACTTCGTGCTTGATGAGGTGAAGCTCCCCAAGGAATGGTCCCGTTATGTCTTAAGGGAGAATGACAAAGATTTTCCCTGGTGGGCAGTAGACCAC GGAGGTAATTGGAGAACTTGGTGCGGCAAAACAATAAGGACttggagaagaaaatga